Genomic window (Sulfurovum sp. NBC37-1):
AGATCGACGATGAGAACGTTCTTTCTGCGATCCGTATCTATAAGGTAATGAGACCCGGTGAGCCAGTGACTCCCGAAGCGGCGAAATCCTTCCTGAGACAGCTCTTCTTTGATCCGGAAAGATATGACCTTACAGAGGTCGGTCGTATGAAGATGAACCACAAGCTTGGTCTTGACATCCCTCAGTACGCTACTGTACTGACGGCAGAAGACTTGATCAACACGGTAAAATACCTGATCAAGGTTAAGAATGGCCACGGGCATATCGATGACAGGGACCACCTGGGTAACAGACGTATCAGAGCGATCGGTGAATTGCTTGGTAACGAGCTTCACAACGGTCTTGTCAAGATGCAAAAAGCGATCAAGGATAAGATGACTACGATCTCCGGTACACTCGATGAGTTGATGCCTCACGATCTTGTGAACTCCAAGATGATCACGAATACGATCCTTGAGTTCTTCTCAAGCGGGCAGTTGTCACAGTTTATGGACCAGACCAATCCACTCTCCGAAGTAACACACAAAAGACGTCTTTCCGCACTGGGTGAAGGCGGTCTTGTCAAAGAGAGAGCCGGATTTGAAGTCAGGGATGTGCACCCGACGCACTACGGACGTATCTGTCCGATCGAGACACCGGAAGGTCAGAACATTGGTCTGATCAACACATTGGCGACCTATTCGAAAGTAAACGAGCATGGGTTCATCGAAGCACCGTACAAAGTGGTGAAAGATGCGCAGGTGACCGATGAGATCGTTTACATCACGGCGACACAGGAAGAGGACAAGTGTATCGCACCTGCTTCTACCAAAGTAGATGAGAACGGGAAGATCGTTGAAGACCTTATCGAAACGAGACTGAACGGAAACATCGAGCTGAATGAGGCGAAAAGAGTAGACCTTATCGATATCTCTCCATTGATGATCTCCGGTTCGGCTGCGGCACTCATCCCGTTCCTTGAGCACGATGATGCGAACCGTGCACTGATGGGATCGAACATGCAGCGTCAGGCAGTACCTTTGCTCAAGACGGATGCGCCTGTGGTTGGTACCGGTATGGAAGCGATCGTTTCACGTGATGCATGGGAAGCGGTCAAAGCCAAAAGAGCGGGTAAAGTGGAAAAAGTGGATGCGAAGAACATTTACATCATGGGTGAAGATGAGACAGGCGTGTTCATCGACCATTATCCTCTTGAAAAGAATATGAGAACCAACCAGAACACGACATTTACACAGACACCGATCGTAAAACTTGGCGATGTAATAGAAGTCGGACAGGTGATCGCCGACGGTGCGAACATGGATCAGGGTGAACTTGCCATCGGTAAGAATATCATGGTTGCCTTCATGCCTTGGTATGGATACAACTACGAGGATGCGATCATCGTTTCTGAAAAGATCATTCGTGAAGATACATTCACTTCGGTCCACACCTACGAGAAAGAGGTGGAAGCAAGAGAGTTGAAGCATGGAACGGAAGAGATCACAAGGGATATCCCGAATATCCGTGAAGATGAACTGCTTCACCTCGATGAAAGCGGTATCGTTCAGCTTGGTACCTATGTAAAACCCGGAATGATCCTTGTCGGTAAAGTCTCTCCAAAAGGTGAGATCAAACCTACGCCTGAAGAGAGACTCCTCAGGGCGATCTTCGGCGAGAAAGCGGGCCATGTTGTGAACAAGTCACTCTACTGCCCGGCATCTATGGAAGGGGTTGTTGTTGATATCAAAGTATTCACCAAAAAAGGATACGAGAAAGATGCAAGAGCGATCCAGGCCTATGAAGAGGAAAAAGCGATCCTTGACTCTGATCACCATGATCAGTTATTGATGATCGACAGGGAAGAGATCCTGAGAATCGCACACTACCTTTCAGGGCAGGAGCTTGCAAAAGATGTCACGATCGGCGACAAAGAATACAAAGCAGGCAGCAAGATCGATGAAGAGACCATCAAAGGCGTGAACCGATTTGCGCTCAGAGGTGTGGTGCAGTCCTACTCCGACGATGTTCAGAATGAGTATGAAGCGTTGAAGAACTACTTCCTCAAGCAGAAGAAGAGACTCAAGAACGAGCATGAAGAAAAATTGAGCATTCTTGAAAAAGACGACATCCTTCCTTCGGGTGTGACGAAACTGGTCAAGATCTACATCGCGACAAAGAGAAAGCTCAAAGTCGGGGACAAGATGGCGGGACGTCACGGGAACAAGGGTATCGTTTCCAACATCGTTCCCGAGATCGATATGCCGTACATGGAAGACGGAAGACCAGTCGAGATCATTCTCAACCCGCTCGGGGTACCTTCGCGTATGAACATCGGACAGATCCTCGAGGTTCACCTCGGACTTGTCGGTATGAGACTGGGTGAGCAGATCCAGGAGATGTTCGACAATAAAACAGCGGATTTCATCAAAGAGCTCAGAGCCAAAATGATCGAGATCGCAGATGTTGCGAAGCTGATGAATGCGAAAGAGGTCCTTTCCCAAATGAGCGACGAAGAGCTTCTTGCCTACGGTAGAGACTGGAGCAGAGGTGTGAAATTCGCAGCACCTGTATTTGAAGGTACGAACCAGACCGAGTTTGACAAACTGTTTGAACTGGCGAAGATCGAGAGTGACGGTAAGATGACACTGTATGACGGGAAAACAGGTGAGAAGATGATTGAGCGTGTCAACGTGGGATACATGTATATGCTCAAACTGCACCACCTTGTCGATGAGAAAGTACACGCACGTTCAACCGGACCATACTCGCTTGTTACACAGCAGCCGGTCGGTGGTAAAGCACTGTTCGGTGGACAGAGATTCGGGGAGATGGAAGTCTGGGCGCTTGAAGCCTACGGTGCTTCCCATATCCTTAAGGAGATGCTGACGATCAAATCAGATGATGTTGAAGGTAGAGCCAGAGCTTACAGAGCGCTGACCAAAGGTGAATCCGTACCGGCTTCCGGTGTACCTGAGACGATGTTCGTATTGACCAAAGAGCTTCAGGCACTTGGACTTGACGCAGAGCTATATGAGAGTAAAAAAGAAGTGGAGAGTGAAGATGAGTAAGTTTTTAGAGAATTTAACACCAATTGATCTGAACAGTGATGACCGACCGAAGGATATTGCGGCCCTTCAATTGAAAGTGGCAAGTCCCGAAAAGGTACTTTCCTGGAGTTACGGTGAGGTCAAGAAGCCTGAAACCATCAACTACAGGACGCTCAAGCCGGAGCGTGACGGGCTCTTCTGTGCAAAGATCTTCGGACCGATCAGAGACTACGAGTGTCTGTGTGGTAAATACAAGAAGATGCGTTACAAAGGTGTGGTCTGTGAAAAATGTGGGGTTGAAGTTACCTCCTCAAAAGTAAGAAGGAACAGAATGGGTCATATTGACCTGATCGCACCTGTAGCACACATCTGGTATGTCTCTTCTCTCCCGTCAAGAATCGGTACACTTTTGGGTGTCAAGATGAAAGACCTCGAGCGTGTACTTTACTATGAAGCGTATATCGTCAAAACACCGGGTGAGGCAAGTTATGATAACGAAGGGCTCAACCCTGTACAGAAGTATGATGTGCTCAATGAAGAGCAGTATCAGCAGATCTCTTCACGTTTCGGTGACACGGGTCTTGATGCCAGAATGGGTGGGGAGATCGTGCAGGAACTCCTTGCAGACCTTGACCTTGTCGATATGTTCGCACAGCTCAAAGAAGATATCCAGGCAACAAAGTCTGAAGCGAAGAGAAAAACGATCGTTAAAAGACTCAAGGTCATAGAAGCCTTCCTTCACTCAGGGAACAGACCTGAATGGATGATGCTGACACAGCTTCCGGTTCTCCCCCCGGATCTTAGACCATTGGTCAGCCTTGATGGTGGAAAATTTGCCGTATCAGACGTAAACGACCTATACAGAAGAGTGATCAACAGAAACCAGCGTTTGAAAAGGCTGGTGGAACTCGATGCACCTGAGATTATTGTCAGAAACGAAAAAAGAATGCTGCAGGAAGCAGTAGATGCACTTTTCGATAACGGTAGACGCGGAAATGCAGTAAAAGGTGCCAACAAAAGACCACTGAAATCACTTTCAGAAGTGATCAAAGGTAAGCAGGGACGTTTCAGACAGAACCTTCTCGGTAAGCGTGTTGACTTCTCCGGGCGTTCTGTTATTGTTGTCGGTCCCGACTTGAGAATGGACCAGTGTGGTCTTCCCAAGAAGATGGCGATCGAGCTTTTCAAGCCTCACCTGATGGCAAAACTTGAAGAGAAAGGGTATGCAACTACACTCAAGCAGGCCAAAAAAATGATCGAACAGCAGGTCAATGAGGTATGGGAATGTCTTGAAGAAGTGGTTGAGAACTATCCGGTACTCCTTAACCGTGCACCGACACTTCACAAGCTTTCGATTCAGGCATTCCACCCAAGACTGATCGAAGGAAAAGCGATCCAGCTTCACCCGCTCGTATGTTCTGCGTTCAACGCCGACTTCGATGGTGACCAGATGGCGGTACACGTACCACTTTCAGATGAGGCGATCGCTGAAGCAAAAGTATTGATGCTCGCGTCCATGAACATCCTGCTTCCTGCATCAGGTAAAGCAATCGCGGTACCTTCCCAGGATATGATTTTGGGACTGTACTATCTGACACTGGAAAAGAATGATGTCAAAGGTCAGCACAAACTCTTCGCCAATGTGGAAGAGGTAGAGATTGCATTCGAACAGCAGGCGCTTGACCTTAATGCACGTATCAGAACGGTACTTGACGGGCGTATTGCCACATCAACGGCGGGAAGACTGATCCTCAAGTCGATCATCCCTGATTATGTACCGGAAAAATACTGGAACAAAGTACTGAAAAAGAAAGATATCGGTGCATTGGTGGATTATATCTACAAGATCGGCGGTGTTTCCGAAACAGCCGGTTTCCTTGACAATCTCAAGGATATGGGTTTCAAATATGCGACCAAGGTAGGTGTTTCCATTTCTGTGGACGATATCAAGATTCCTGAAATGAAAGAAGGGCGTGTACAAACAGCAAAAGAACAAGTGAAAGAGATCCAGAGACAATATGCTGCGGGTCTTTTGACGGACCAGGAAAGATATAACAAGATTATCGATATCTGGACAGATGCAAACAACTCCATTGCCGAAGCATTGATGGATCTGATCAGAAAAGACAAAGACGGGTTCAACTCCGTTCACATGATGGCTGACTCCGGGGCGAGAGGTTCTGCTGCACAGATCAGACAGCTCTCCGGTATGAGGGGTCTGATGGCAAAATCTGACGGATCGATCATTGAAACACCTATTACGTCCAACTTCCGTGAAGGTCTGAACGTACTTGAGTACTTTATTTCAACACACGGTGCGAGAAAAGGTCTCGCAGATACCGCACTTAAGACAGCGAACGCGGGTTACCTGACCAGAAAACTGATTGATGTTGCACAGAACGTGAAGGTCTCTATGACAGACTGCGGTACACACGAAGGTGTAGAAGTATCCGATATTGTTGTGGGTAACGAAATGATCGAGCCACTCGCAGACAGAATCTACGGAAGAGTATTGGCGGAAGATATCATCGACCCTATCACGTCTGAAGTATTGGTTTCCGAAGGTACAATGATCGATGAAGAGACAGCGACGAGAGTACAGGAAGCCGGTGTGAGATCCGTGGTCATGAGAGCACCTTCCAGCTGTAAGGCACCTAAAGGTATTTGTGCGAAATGTTACGGTTTGAACATGGCTGACAACAAAATGGTCAAGCGTGGTGAAGCGGTCGGTGTCATTGCGGCACAGTCGATCGGTGAGCCGGGTACACAGCTGACACTGAGAACCTTCCACACCGGTGGTACGGCAACAGCGGGTAAAGAAGAGCGTTCCGTAGTGGCGACAAAAGAAGGTTTCGTCAGATACTACAATCTTTCAGTCTATCGTAACACAGAGGGCAAGCTGATCGTTGCCAACAGAAGAAATGCCGGGGTACTTTTGGTCGAGCCAAAGATCAAAGCGGTAAACAAAGGGAAAGTCTCTATTGTCGTTACACACGATGAGATCGTGATCTCTGTAGAGAACAATGGGGATGACGAGGTTAGATACAACCTGAGAAAATCAGACGTTGCCAAGTCTAACGAACTTGCGGGTGTTGCCGGTAAAATCGAAGGAAAACTCTTCCTTCCGCTTAAAGACGGTGATATGGTAGAAGAGGGCGACTCCATTGTCGAAGTGA
Coding sequences:
- the rpoB gene encoding DNA-directed RNA polymerase subunit beta; the encoded protein is MLNSLHSGNRLRVDFSKTPREIEIPNLLQLQQKSYENFLMLGERDRKHSTLERVFRSAFPIHDQQNRLTLTYKNSEIIKPKYTVRECMERGLTYSVSLKMNIALTIWNRDEKTGEKLDPKEIKEQAVFVRDIPLMTERTSFVVNGVERVIVNQLHRSPGVIFKEEESTTAGHKLLYSAQIIPDRGSWLYFEYDAKDILYARINKRRKIPVTILFRALDYTKEDIVKLFYPTKEISIKDNRFLVKFDPSDFSGRAEYDVKDMDGNVIVNAGKRLTKKKAQQLIENGLEWIEYPLEMLMERHLATAVIDQESGEVLYDVVAPLDETKLKKMIEQGIESIEIINDLAEGTDKSIINAFIADNESLRLLKQTEEIDDENVLSAIRIYKVMRPGEPVTPEAAKSFLRQLFFDPERYDLTEVGRMKMNHKLGLDIPQYATVLTAEDLINTVKYLIKVKNGHGHIDDRDHLGNRRIRAIGELLGNELHNGLVKMQKAIKDKMTTISGTLDELMPHDLVNSKMITNTILEFFSSGQLSQFMDQTNPLSEVTHKRRLSALGEGGLVKERAGFEVRDVHPTHYGRICPIETPEGQNIGLINTLATYSKVNEHGFIEAPYKVVKDAQVTDEIVYITATQEEDKCIAPASTKVDENGKIVEDLIETRLNGNIELNEAKRVDLIDISPLMISGSAAALIPFLEHDDANRALMGSNMQRQAVPLLKTDAPVVGTGMEAIVSRDAWEAVKAKRAGKVEKVDAKNIYIMGEDETGVFIDHYPLEKNMRTNQNTTFTQTPIVKLGDVIEVGQVIADGANMDQGELAIGKNIMVAFMPWYGYNYEDAIIVSEKIIREDTFTSVHTYEKEVEARELKHGTEEITRDIPNIREDELLHLDESGIVQLGTYVKPGMILVGKVSPKGEIKPTPEERLLRAIFGEKAGHVVNKSLYCPASMEGVVVDIKVFTKKGYEKDARAIQAYEEEKAILDSDHHDQLLMIDREEILRIAHYLSGQELAKDVTIGDKEYKAGSKIDEETIKGVNRFALRGVVQSYSDDVQNEYEALKNYFLKQKKRLKNEHEEKLSILEKDDILPSGVTKLVKIYIATKRKLKVGDKMAGRHGNKGIVSNIVPEIDMPYMEDGRPVEIILNPLGVPSRMNIGQILEVHLGLVGMRLGEQIQEMFDNKTADFIKELRAKMIEIADVAKLMNAKEVLSQMSDEELLAYGRDWSRGVKFAAPVFEGTNQTEFDKLFELAKIESDGKMTLYDGKTGEKMIERVNVGYMYMLKLHHLVDEKVHARSTGPYSLVTQQPVGGKALFGGQRFGEMEVWALEAYGASHILKEMLTIKSDDVEGRARAYRALTKGESVPASGVPETMFVLTKELQALGLDAELYESKKEVESEDE
- the rpoC gene encoding DNA-directed RNA polymerase subunit beta', which gives rise to MSKFLENLTPIDLNSDDRPKDIAALQLKVASPEKVLSWSYGEVKKPETINYRTLKPERDGLFCAKIFGPIRDYECLCGKYKKMRYKGVVCEKCGVEVTSSKVRRNRMGHIDLIAPVAHIWYVSSLPSRIGTLLGVKMKDLERVLYYEAYIVKTPGEASYDNEGLNPVQKYDVLNEEQYQQISSRFGDTGLDARMGGEIVQELLADLDLVDMFAQLKEDIQATKSEAKRKTIVKRLKVIEAFLHSGNRPEWMMLTQLPVLPPDLRPLVSLDGGKFAVSDVNDLYRRVINRNQRLKRLVELDAPEIIVRNEKRMLQEAVDALFDNGRRGNAVKGANKRPLKSLSEVIKGKQGRFRQNLLGKRVDFSGRSVIVVGPDLRMDQCGLPKKMAIELFKPHLMAKLEEKGYATTLKQAKKMIEQQVNEVWECLEEVVENYPVLLNRAPTLHKLSIQAFHPRLIEGKAIQLHPLVCSAFNADFDGDQMAVHVPLSDEAIAEAKVLMLASMNILLPASGKAIAVPSQDMILGLYYLTLEKNDVKGQHKLFANVEEVEIAFEQQALDLNARIRTVLDGRIATSTAGRLILKSIIPDYVPEKYWNKVLKKKDIGALVDYIYKIGGVSETAGFLDNLKDMGFKYATKVGVSISVDDIKIPEMKEGRVQTAKEQVKEIQRQYAAGLLTDQERYNKIIDIWTDANNSIAEALMDLIRKDKDGFNSVHMMADSGARGSAAQIRQLSGMRGLMAKSDGSIIETPITSNFREGLNVLEYFISTHGARKGLADTALKTANAGYLTRKLIDVAQNVKVSMTDCGTHEGVEVSDIVVGNEMIEPLADRIYGRVLAEDIIDPITSEVLVSEGTMIDEETATRVQEAGVRSVVMRAPSSCKAPKGICAKCYGLNMADNKMVKRGEAVGVIAAQSIGEPGTQLTLRTFHTGGTATAGKEERSVVATKEGFVRYYNLSVYRNTEGKLIVANRRNAGVLLVEPKIKAVNKGKVSIVVTHDEIVISVENNGDDEVRYNLRKSDVAKSNELAGVAGKIEGKLFLPLKDGDMVEEGDSIVEVIKEGWSIPSRIPFASELKVEDGAPVTQEVLSEAKGTVKFFLLKGDYLEAHDGVKSGDKVEEKGLFAVVVDDNNREAGRHYISRGSVVHVDNNAKVERGATLSAPEKTTQVVIAEWDPYSEPIIAEQKGTLKFEDIIPGVTVVEQFDEVTGDTRLELNEYIPAAYKPAITLATESGELIRYQLDPKTILFVKDGEEVNIADILAKTPKAAIKSKDITGGLPRVSELFEARRPKDIALIAQIDGVVSFGKPLRGKERLIISGDNGQITEQFIDKNKVALVHTGEYVHAGEKLTDGIVSSHDILAALGEKALYDYIVSEVQMVYRRQGVNISDKHIEIVTSQMMRQVKVVESGDSNFIAGDIISRRKFQEENQRVIALGGEPAIAEPMLVGITRAAVGADSIISAASFQDTTKVLTSASIAGTVDMLEDLKENVVIGRLIPVGTGMIDSDEIKFSAAE